The Fulvivirga ligni genome window below encodes:
- a CDS encoding SAM hydrolase/SAM-dependent halogenase family protein produces the protein MAIITFLSDFGESDHYVSAVKAKILSINSGINIVDISHQITSCDIAHAAYVLKAVFRDFPKGTVHLVAVNTIGQAGDKYLAIELDGHFFIGTDNGLFGLISESEPRFQVDINSIASIQTTFPEKQVFAPAAAKLASGKSLQDLGRPLPQIKRMLGRHLKANKKQIAGNIIRVDHYGNLITNIDKRTFDILSKDKRYSVHFSRESVSRINESMNLVEAGDVFTIFNDQGYLEIGINQGIASELLGLGYDSPVIINFEE, from the coding sequence ATGGCAATAATCACCTTTTTGTCAGATTTTGGAGAGAGTGACCACTATGTATCAGCCGTTAAAGCGAAAATTTTATCCATCAATTCGGGGATAAATATTGTAGACATAAGCCACCAAATCACTTCTTGTGATATAGCCCATGCCGCTTATGTTTTGAAAGCCGTGTTTAGAGATTTTCCAAAAGGCACTGTGCACCTGGTTGCCGTTAATACCATAGGCCAGGCCGGGGATAAATACCTGGCAATAGAGCTGGATGGACACTTCTTCATTGGTACAGACAATGGCCTTTTTGGTTTGATTAGTGAATCAGAACCAAGGTTTCAGGTGGATATCAATTCTATAGCATCCATTCAAACTACTTTCCCTGAAAAACAGGTATTTGCGCCAGCAGCAGCCAAGCTGGCCAGCGGTAAATCTTTACAGGACCTGGGCCGACCGCTACCGCAAATCAAGCGCATGCTGGGAAGACATTTAAAGGCCAATAAAAAGCAAATAGCCGGGAATATTATCCGTGTAGATCATTATGGCAACCTGATAACCAATATTGATAAGCGAACTTTTGATATATTGAGCAAAGATAAACGCTATAGTGTTCACTTTAGCCGTGAGAGTGTAAGCCGTATTAATGAAAGCATGAACCTGGTAGAAGCCGGTGACGTATTCACCATATTTAATGATCAGGGATATTTGGAAATAGGCATTAACCAGGGCATAGCATCAGAACTTCTGGGCTTAGGCTATGACAGCCCGGTCATCATCAACTTTGAAGAATAA
- a CDS encoding putative quinol monooxygenase: protein MKNNAMLIRIVRMTFKPESVETFLEVFNSSKNKIRSFPGCKHLELQRDYHNPNVYATYSHWEDDQALENYRHSELFKGVWAQTKIHFDDKPIAFSHKVVEKL from the coding sequence TTGAAGAATAACGCTATGCTGATACGAATAGTAAGAATGACTTTTAAACCTGAGTCAGTAGAGACTTTTTTAGAAGTTTTCAATAGCAGCAAAAACAAGATAAGATCATTCCCGGGCTGCAAACACCTGGAATTACAAAGAGATTACCATAACCCAAATGTTTATGCCACATATAGTCATTGGGAAGATGATCAGGCATTAGAAAACTACAGGCATTCGGAATTATTTAAAGGCGTATGGGCACAGACCAAAATTCATTTTGATGATAAGCCGATAGCCTTTTCACATAAGGTAGTCGAGAAATTATAA
- a CDS encoding DUF5694 domain-containing protein: MQKVILLLTALFISSASFGQKIKVLNFGTFHMGGTTDAHKVDFDEANKKNKEETYKIATMLAEFKPTVICVEVVPSESEGINKDYQAYLKDPKHKANYFGEIALIAYPLGKLSRVKTIYGIDEQTTAPYNYNIGNELQNQVDSTTSQEYFDMVIKEFYSSDSLSTLDKLRYYNTQDFWDKSININADMLTHSSTPGHFEGADEAAKFYRRNLRIYSNLNQIPLTEKDRVFIIMGNTHTAFLNEFLKRSPKYELVEVQDYLK, encoded by the coding sequence ATGCAAAAAGTCATATTACTCCTGACGGCTCTATTTATTTCGAGCGCATCATTCGGTCAAAAAATTAAAGTTTTAAATTTCGGCACCTTCCACATGGGGGGCACTACCGATGCTCATAAGGTAGATTTCGACGAAGCGAATAAAAAAAATAAGGAAGAGACCTATAAAATAGCTACTATGCTGGCCGAATTTAAACCCACAGTAATCTGTGTGGAAGTGGTGCCATCTGAAAGTGAAGGTATTAACAAAGATTATCAGGCGTACTTGAAAGACCCTAAGCATAAAGCTAATTATTTTGGTGAAATAGCACTCATCGCCTATCCTTTGGGCAAATTAAGCCGTGTTAAAACCATATATGGTATAGATGAACAGACAACAGCTCCATATAATTATAACATAGGCAATGAACTACAAAATCAGGTAGATAGCACTACCTCTCAAGAATATTTTGACATGGTAATTAAGGAGTTCTATAGCAGTGATTCCTTGTCAACCCTTGATAAACTTAGATATTACAATACGCAAGATTTCTGGGATAAGTCTATCAATATTAATGCTGACATGCTAACACACAGCTCTACCCCTGGTCATTTTGAAGGTGCTGATGAAGCTGCCAAGTTCTACAGAAGAAATTTGAGAATCTACAGTAATCTAAATCAAATACCTCTAACCGAGAAGGACAGGGTATTTATCATTATGGGCAATACACACACAGCATTTCTAAATGAATTTCTGAAAAG